A genomic segment from Candidatus Bathyarchaeota archaeon encodes:
- a CDS encoding FprA family A-type flavoprotein, whose product MEMFYTPEVSDKVYFVGVKDYNRRIFDALIPLPKGTSYNSYLVKGKRNALIDTVNPGFEEELLGRIEEVIGIGELDYVVMNHAEPDHAGAIPYIMKLCDASLIATEKGAEMAKHYYNVPEERVMKVKDGDRLDLGGKTLRFLEAPWLHWPETMFTYLEENRLLFPCDFFGSHTAYGLYDASEEIIPFAKKYFGEIMMPFREMGRRAMEKLKGLDIEIIAPSHGPIYREPERIMEAYWKWTRGETKEKVLILYVSMWGSTEAMIKSIATALLSRGVEVNIYNIANSDLGEIAGDLVDSRGIVLGTPTVLGGMHPMTAYTVSLIRALRPPARYSVALGSYNWSGGGVKQAVEALKAARLEVVASLEVRGPPTQKDQKKIDEIGELLSNRIKERGDV is encoded by the coding sequence ATGGAGATGTTTTACACGCCTGAAGTGTCTGATAAGGTCTACTTTGTAGGTGTCAAAGATTACAATAGGAGGATATTCGACGCTCTCATCCCCCTACCGAAGGGGACCTCATACAACTCATACCTGGTCAAGGGTAAGAGGAATGCCCTTATAGACACCGTCAATCCGGGGTTCGAGGAGGAGCTTTTAGGGCGGATAGAGGAGGTCATCGGGATAGGGGAGCTCGATTATGTGGTGATGAACCATGCAGAGCCGGACCACGCAGGGGCAATTCCATATATAATGAAGTTATGTGACGCAAGCCTCATCGCGACGGAGAAGGGCGCTGAGATGGCTAAGCATTATTATAATGTGCCCGAGGAGAGGGTGATGAAGGTGAAAGATGGGGACAGATTGGATCTCGGCGGGAAGACCCTTAGGTTTCTAGAGGCCCCGTGGCTCCACTGGCCCGAGACGATGTTTACATACCTAGAGGAGAATAGGCTCCTCTTCCCATGCGACTTCTTCGGCTCCCACACGGCATACGGCCTATACGACGCCTCAGAGGAGATCATACCCTTTGCTAAGAAGTACTTCGGGGAGATAATGATGCCCTTCAGAGAGATGGGCAGGAGAGCGATGGAGAAGCTGAAGGGATTGGATATCGAGATAATAGCCCCAAGCCATGGACCCATTTATAGAGAACCTGAGAGGATAATGGAAGCTTATTGGAAATGGACCCGAGGAGAAACTAAGGAGAAGGTTCTCATCCTCTATGTGAGCATGTGGGGCTCGACCGAGGCTATGATCAAATCCATAGCCACAGCCCTCCTCTCCAGAGGAGTGGAGGTTAACATCTACAACATAGCCAATAGCGACCTCGGGGAGATCGCCGGCGATCTGGTCGACTCTCGCGGCATAGTTCTGGGGACACCAACTGTACTCGGAGGGATGCACCCAATGACTGCCTATACGGTATCCCTCATAAGGGCTCTCCGCCCACCAGCCAGATATAGTGTGGCCTTAGGATCCTACAATTGGAGCGGTGGAGGAGTTAAACAGGCGGTGGAGGCTTTGAAGGCCGCCAGGCTTGAAGTGGTCGCATCCTTGGAAGTAAGAGGCCCACCGACTCAGAAGGATCAAAAGAAAATAGATGAGATTGGAGAACTCCTTTCAAATAGAATAAAGGAACGAGGGGATGTTTAA